Part of the Zingiber officinale cultivar Zhangliang chromosome 8A, Zo_v1.1, whole genome shotgun sequence genome, AGTTAAAAAAGAGTTGGAGAATATTTTAATGAAAAGTGTTTAGGTGGTGGTTTATAATAATGggagaaaattatattttcagtCGTGTAATTTGtatcttttttaattttaatcctgttatgagttaatttacgttcttagtcttgtaacttgtaatatttttcaattttagtcatttttcctctaaaattgaaaattttcaataaaaaatgtCTAGTTTGTGATTGGAATATAAAAAACACATAtatcataaaaaatcaaaatccccaaattcaatttacaactcatcattttctgttgaaaaattttaattttagagaaaaaaaagattgaaattgaaaaatattataagttataagattaaaaatataaattgacaCATAATAAgagtaaaattgaaaaaaaaaatatactaaaattgTAACTTTCTCTAAGCTCATTAaccagaaaaaatatatataattatttgacATTATTCTAATTTACCATGAATATTATAAATTGTCCACGCCGATAAACCCTAATTTCTTGCGGCTCCCTCGCGCCGGCGCCTGCACCTAGCGAGCCTCGCTCTCTGACGAAGGCCCATCTCTTTCGCTCGCCGGCGGCTCCACCTCTctttaaacccatctccttgctGACGAGCATCCTCCCGGCGACCTTTCCTCACAGAAAAGAGTGTTTTTATTTTTTCGTGGGCGAGTTTCCAACTCTTCTCCGCAAGTTTTTCCTCACATGTTCTTCCTTCTTTCCTCCTTCATTTTCTTTTATTGTATGATTCTTTGTTCCCATCTTCTAAAGTTGTGATAAAATTGCATTTTTGATCGGGTGATATCTCATCGGATTCACGTAGATGTCTCCGTGAATGCCGCTAGAAAGCGGACGTGGGGATAGACTGGTTCTAGAAATTAGATTTCCTCCACTATTAAAATCTATGTCATTGCATGTGTCTCACTGAAAAATGTCTTCTTTTGTCTTGAACTAGTTTCTAATGATTCTGATTTGGTTAGTGCTTCTTGATTAGGGTGGCTTCCTTAGCTAATTTATTTGGAGTTGTTTCACTTAGGGTGAATAGAGACTGAACAAAATTTTAATCCTTAGTTCATCTTTTCCTGTCTTAGTATACATTCTTGCCGATACATAATGACAATGTTGAAACGCACAGTTAGGATCACGTGAATGGAATGAACAAGTAGGCCTTCTAAAATCATGAGTGGAGTGATCAAGTAAGCTTTCTGTTTTTATTGTTAGTTCAATTTATGTTGTTGCCATCTTTTATTATGGGATTATGGTATCTAGGTCTGGTCCCTGGAATCTAGTCGTGACCCAGATTTTGGTCTGTAACATTGTAAATTACATCATCCATCATCTATTTTTCTCTGGGCGTTCATGTGAACttgtaaagtaaaaaaaaaaaaaagcattttTCCCTGTTGAATCAGTGTATGAAATGCCATTTATTTCTTAACCTGCTAATTTGTGACAACAAAATATTGAGCTATCGCCAACTGTTTTTTATACTTATATCTGTTGTGCAGGTTACTTTTGAGCAGCAAATATGGTGAAGAAGAGCAAAAGTAAGTATATTTCTTGACCAAATTATCTTTTGATTGTATTTACTCtcgagctgtattagttttaaccTCCTTGCAGAGAGCAAAAGTAAGAGGGTATCtctaagcaagaaatacaaaataataagaAAGGTGAAGGAACACCATAGGAAGAAGGCAAAGGAGGCAAAGAAGCTTGGTCTGAACAAGAAAAAGAAGGTAGAGAAGGACCCTGGGATTCCGAATGATTGGCCTTTCAAGCAACAAGAACTTAAGGCACTTGAGGATCGCAGGGCTCGCGCCTTGGAGGAGTTGGAGCAGAAAAAGGCCGCTAGAAAGGAGAGGGTAATATTCTCTTCCTACAACTATAGGCACCATTTTTTTCAGCCCTTTCTTCCTTCATTTAGAATATCCTGTTTAATTCTATTTGTGTTTTGTATATGCACCTTAAAACCAATGAAGAAATGAACAGAGAAAATAATCTAAAGGGTCAACCTGTGCTATTCATGACTTGAATAGAGCTTGTTCTCATTTAGCTACTTCTAACAAAAGGTCAACCAGAGCTATTCTTCTTTCTTCCAAAGTTCTCattgcttttattttccctttGTCTATTGTGTGTTTCTGTATGCACCACTTTAGTGAGGATAGCCTACACAGGAGATCTCTCTTTATATTTTTATGCTTCTTGCTAATTTGAGATGAAAGACATTGTTGTCTGCATTGATCTCAGGTGAACACATCACTGACTTATTTGAGTGATTAGTTCATGTGGTCGCTCTCTttgttattattaattttttcacTTCATTTATTCTCTCTACCCTTTCTAGTTGTCAATGCATAGATTTAGGTGAAAGGCAtagttggttttgtgttgaccTAAGGTGGAATGGATTGTCAACTACTTGCTTCATCATCTCTTTAAGTGTTTTGGCTAATTTATGTTATACTTATGAAATTTCTCTAGTTTATGTTACAAGCTAGACACCAATAATATCTATTCTCCAACTTGAGAGTAAGTGCTAAAGATATTTGGTTTATTATGTAATAGGTATGTGTGAGTTGTGCTTTTGATTTACTATTTCGTTATGTCTATATACACCTATGTGATGGCCATATATAATGGTCATTGCAGAAATAAGGTAATATGATATCCTCCTTTCCTTAAATTCTAcaatttattatacttattttatttgaGTTAGAGTCATGTAGGTAAAGTTCTTTCTACAATTAGGCCTAAGGAAATTTATGTCCATGTGGCTTTGGTAACAGTATAggagtcttattattattttgttattgtatttatagAGTAAGTTGTACTAACTAATATACTTTTCTTTTGATGTGTtatgtagcttgatgtctatgaATGTGGGGGTTTCCTATCCTCTGTAATTAAAATTCCTGTTACTGTAAAAATAGTGATCATAGTATAAGTGAACTTTCTACAATTATTCAACCTGTTCATCTGTATATGCCAACCCATCATCATTTCGCACAAATGTTAGATTTTGTAATGTTGTTTTAATAGACATCTGATTTTTTTGCATTCAAAGttcttttttgttgttgttgtttacaGGCTGAGAAGAGGAAACTAGGCTTGATTGATGATTCTGATGTTTCACAAAACAAGCCTATCATAACTGAACTTTCAGCTATAGCAAAGAGCAATGGTACCAAAAACCATACCTTCAAAGTCCTTGTGTCCAAAGACATATatcatttatttaatttttttttgtctttgctAATTTTCTACAGATCATTCTGAGAGAACTTTCTATAAGGAGCTGAAAAAAGTTATTGAAACCTCAGATGTAATATTGGAAGTACTTGATGCAAGGGATCCACTTGGTACTCGTTCCGTTGACCTGGAGAATATGGTATTAAAGTCTGATCCTAATAAGCGAATTGTGTTGCTTTTGAACAAGAtaggtatttttttttctttttttttttgtaaaatgatatCTTTTAGTTTTTAATTGTTTTCTGATGTTTTTTGGACCAACATTTCTATTCTTATATTTGCAATATTTGCAGATCTTGTTCCTCGGGAGGCAGTGGAGAAGTGGCTCACATATCTTAGAGAAGAGCTTCCTACTGTAGCTTTTAAATGTAGCACACAAAAACAAAGGTCAAACTTGGGATGGAAGGCATCAAAGAGAGCTAAGGCTGAAAAGGCATCTAATATTTTGCAAACTAGTGATTGCCTTGGAGCTGATACTCTCCTAAAGTTGTTGAAAAATTATTCAAGAAGCCATGAGGTAAAAAATTAGGCTTCTTTGTTTTTTCTTAAGTAGCTAGGTTAATTTATCAAGAATATTATGTTGTCCCAACAGGAGGCATTAGAGATGAATCTTTGACACTTGACATTGCTCAATGAAACCTACTTACATGCATCTTTTAGAGTCTTCTTAGAATAAGAGATATGTATAATAATATTGTTACTAATACTAGAGCTATCAAGTGGGTGTCAAATAATTTTTCTATAGTTGTGGGTGTACATCCAAGTTTCAATAAGTCCTTATCTTGTTTTACATTGGTACTTAGATAAGTTGTTCAATCACATATGCTGGATAGCACAATCGAGTTTTTTCATTCTGACCAATGACTGGAACACTACTGGACAACACAGGTAATATACCTCGTGCCACTATAGTGTTGCTCTTGTTGAGTGGGTACCGCATCAAATACCCTCTAATTCTTCTTGTTGGTCATGGAGTGAAGAAGGTAAGAGAAGAGAGACTAAAAAATATGAGAAATTGGTGTAACAAAGAGGTAACAATGAACATCAAAAGAGGTGGCAACAGAAGGTGAAGTTCGTGTCAGCTTGGGGAAGCATGTGTGCTTGGCAAAGGAATCAAGGAAAatggttattttgatgttgaGGGAGGGAGGGCATTAACTTCGTTAGCATCCAACATATGCCACAGGTTGAGGACAATGATCTTTGGGGTCAGGCTCTACCATCGAagatattctatctattataaaatgatatataatttatatGTTATATATTATATGAATTTGTGTACTTATACAATGTGTtaatagtttaatttttttattaaatttaatcaaattgaATTTGATACCTTAACCTGCCATCTAACCCTTTAACCCCATTATATTTTTATGAATTGATTATTTCCTTGGTTAATTGTTAAAGGTAAATTGGGACGATTAATATTTGGGATGCAAattgtatttttgtttaattgaaattgattttgcaATTAACGTCGTCGATTTATGCACATTAGCTCTCTATGTTCACTTTACAACTATAGTTAATTTTGTGCAAAATGTTAGTGAAGTAAAATTGGCATGTTAACACTGCATCAAAGAATTATGTTCCTTTTGTATATTTGTATGCAAATTTGCATGATAGATTCTGTAGGTAGATAAATATGACGTCcattataattttataacttaATGATATGCAAATTTAAGAATTGATGTTAAAAGTTATTTTAGGCAATGTATTAAAATTTGATGGTTGATCAGAATTGATAAATTTAATCATGCATGAAGCAAATTATAAGTTCTAATTTATTTAAATCCTCACATTAGTTTACGAGTGTTGTATGCCAAATTGGTATTATAAACTGTTAATGGCAGTTACATTTGTTTGAATATGCATTATAGTACATTAGTACTAAGTTCTAAATTGTAATATACGATTTACTAAATTGTAAGACACGATTTACCTGCTGAAAGGTTATTTATTGTGCACCTTCTCCAAAATGATGCAATTTTGCCACATGCAAACATAGGAtatttcatttctttaacttGGGCAGCCAACAGATTTGTACCTTTTTATGATGTTAATTGGAATTTTTTGCTTTCTTTGCAGCTTAAGTTATCAATCACTGTGGGAATTGTTGGACTCCCGAATGTCGGGAAGAGCAGTTTGATAAATAGTTTGAAGAGGTCACATGCTGTTAATGTTGGTGCTACTCCAGGATTAACCAAATCAATGCAAGAAATTCAGTTAGATAAAAAGGTAAAGCTGTTGGATTGTCCTGGTGTGGTAATGCTCAAGTCTGGAGAGGCTGATGCATCTATAGTGCTTCGCAACTGTAAGAAGATCGAAAAGTTAGATGACCCTGTCAGTCCAGGTATTTCTTCTCAATTGTTCGGTGGGTTGCAGTATATTAAAATTGTTAATCAATTAAGCATTTGTTCTTTCAAAACCTCTTGCCCTTGATGAAGAAAATTCCATAATTTGAAAACATCTTAATCTGATTTGGATTGGCCATAGCCAATCTGATTTTGCCCAATTTCTTAGacattttttcaaaatcatgAGATGGAACGAAGAGCACAACAAGAAACCAATTCCCATTGTTCAAAAGCAATTgttcaattatgattttaaatgaaTTTGTTGTGGATGACCTTTGTACCAATATTGATATCCATATGGGTTTTGTAAACTATGGAAAATTCTACTGATAATTAACTTGAGTGATATCAGAAGATGTGTTAAAAAGTGAACTATAGATTTGGTTATCTAAGGTGCTATTAAACCAGAGTAGGACATACAATTTTGATTCTATGCGATAGGCAAACATAGGTTGCTGTCGTAACCTTTCTAGATTGGGCTAGGAAAATACTCATGGTTACATACATGTATAGTGGCACATTAattcatatttcttttatttttttatgacttTGATTCTGTCATTCTTCCTATTATATTTGGCGATAAGTAGGGTCTTGAGTTATTTGAGTAATTAACTGAGAAATTTATTATGGTTAATCGATAGCATGCCCTTTAATCTTTGACTGCTACTGACTCTCGTTGCCTCAAACATCACTTGTGTCAGTACCAGTTGTAACTCTGTTGGTTCGTCATGAAACCTTGCAGTAAATGAGATCCTCAAGTTGTGTCCGGCTGAGAGGTTGATGTCTCTATACAAGTTGTCAAACTTCAGCTCGATCGACGACTTTCTCCAAAAGGTAGCAACTACGAGGGGTAAGCTGAAGAAGGGTGGAGTTGTGGACACTGAAGCTGCTGCAAAGATTGTACTGCACGATTGGAATGAGGGTATCTATTTCGTGTACTCTAACCACTATTTGATTGCTCCAAGACGCTGATTTTTCCGCCATGTTTTTTAGGTAAAATACCATATTACACTTTGCCTCCGCCTAGAAACCAGGGCGAGAATCTCGACTCTACTATTGTTCCACAGCTCGGGAATGAGTTCAATGTCGAGGAGGTTTACAAGATCGAGTCTTCATTTATCACTACCCTGGCATCACTGGAAGATTCTCGTCACATTGAAGTTCCTCCTCATTCCCCACTAAACTTCGATGCTCAGATGCTAGAGCAGGTTTTCACTATTTCGAATTAGATTGAGTTTCATCATGCTGAGTTTCAATTAGCAGGATTTAGATTATTCATGCGTCATGATATTCTGTATCTTATGTAAatctatttttctttcaaatgTCAGGACGATGCGCAGCAGAAAGCGACAGTCGTTGAGGATCAACCGATGGCTGATGACATGGAAGTCCCAGAGGAATCCGAGGCCAAGCCTAGCGGCAACCAAAACAACAAGTTGTACACTGCCGAAGGCATACTCGATCCACGTAAAAGGAGAGCTGAGAAGAAAAGGCGGAAGGCCAATAGAGTAAACATCACGAACGAAATGGATGCCGACTATGACTTTAAGGTGGATTACAGAATGGCGGATCTTCCTTCAGAAAGTGAGAATGCAAgcgaggatgatgatgatgatgaagcaaACAAAATGGCCCCTATGACTGGCGTAGTCGAGGACGAAACAACCAAAACGACTCCCATGACTTGAGCAGATTGTGAAAATTTAATGGGTATGCTTGTGCAATGCCTGTGAGTAAGAAATCGGCATGTCAACATTTTTGTACTTTGGACCTAGCTTCTTTCAATAGTGTTAACGTTTCTCTAGACCTCATGTTTATTTTTCAGGAACTTATGCACTTGTATTTAAACAATGGCTTATCGATTTCTATCGTATCTTTTAAAGCATGTTTTTTGATTGTGTTCTTAAGCATTCCAAGATCGAGCTTGATATCAACATTATACTTGCAGTAAAATGATAGAAACTCGATTTCCTGATGCATCGATAGCTGACTCAATAAACTGCTTGACGTTTTGGTGTAACGAGGTGCATGCTGCTGAAGAGTACACTAATCAGTTTCTCAGATAATTTTGCCATTAGTGACCGTAACAGATTTAGGAGTGTGATATGCTGGGCGGCATATGTGCTGCGTCCAACGTATCACTTCTAAACAAATTTATGTTCAatcataagaaaaaaattataaaatacctCATTCCTCCATCATATTTTggtaaataatataaaatttaaatctctaTATCAAAATCCTTTGACACTTTTGGATTCTTCTCTTAGTTACTATCCAATATTagatagaaattaaaataaataaatcaagtgCAAACTATAGAGATAAATTTTAAACAAAGTTGTATTAGCTAatcagttttggtcaaaactactAGAGATAAATTGGTATTTAATTACGAGTGAATTGTCTGTTTTGATAATTTCTAAAAGAGGCGTATCATTTTGATTATATAAATAATTAGGGGTGCCTTTTAATTTCCGACTAGTATTCTATTCAATGTAGTTTAGATGAATGGGAGTCTAAGTGGAATTGTATAATTTTGTGGTTAGTATTTGAGTTACGGAAATAATCTTTTATAATGCAAGATGTGGAATCGTCGTATCAATGACTCTCTTAGAGCTGGTCACACATATATGAAAAAAGGTAAATTCAAGTATATAAATGGAAGATGCATAACAGGAACTATCACATGCAACTACATTCTGAGAATCAATCTctgacacataactatgtgtccACTATCTCTGCTATATCCTGAGGACATCTTTTACAATGCAAGATAAGGGCATCTACAAGCTCCCATTGTGACGTGGCAATGAAGGAATGGGAGGGAGCTCTTTGGTTTTAACGAAGGAGCGGTTCTGTGTTTATAGAGCCGCTCCctcgttcatttttttttaaaattttattctttttcaatttctattttaaaaaataataataacatattAAAAAAAAGTAATGTGGAATCCATATGAAGGAATTGTTGAGAGGTTTTTTATAGTCAAGAGatatatagaatttttttttacttttgacgtGACGTGGATGTGACAACAAAGAAGTTCTCACCGAGTTTCAACCATTGTGGATACTCTAAAATTATTTACAATAGATCTAAAGTTATTTAATCCACATTGACAGGAACTTAAAGGCATCCACAGTGGGAGCTCCTTCAGAACTCCCACGATCTATGTGGCTACGGGGAGGGAGCTCTTTCCCATAGAGGGAGCTCCTTCGATTAAACAAAGGAGAGACTCCATGGTTATGGCGTtgctctttcattttttttaaatatatattagaatatttttttaatttattttaacggAACTACTGAGAGATATTTTTGATAGGGGATATAAAAAAAAGTTATTGAGAGGTCTCTTAAGAGTAGAGAGATGTGTAGGGTTGTTTAATTTTGACATGACGCTGATGTGGCATTGAAAGAGCTCATGAAGAGGTTCCATGACTATGAAGGCGTAGCGTAGACGATTGACGCATGACATCTTtagcgtaatggtcaggggtcgattcttagGAACTAATGACTTGaagtttaccccaccatgcaccTATAACCTATATACCTGCATATACCTTCCTATACGTGGAGTCGACATTAAAGAACCACTAAAATAACggatatactttttttttttactaatacaCCCAACTAGCTTTTAAACTAAGTCTACCTTCATACTAATTTATTCCGGAAGTATCTAAATATTGTTAAATATTCTCGTGCATGTATCTAATATAAAGTTCTCTGTTTACTTTTGCAGAAAGAAAGTTTAGTCGGGTATCTAATTATTTCTATACTTTTTACACAAGTAAACACATTAATTGAGATATTCAATTTAATATGATTCAATAACAATGATTAGTCGGCGCATCTTATTTAATTACCAAAGAGAGAATTTGATGACGTCAGCTTCAATCATATCTAAACTTAAAATACCATTTTATATattctttaaattactatctaAATCATTCATTTGTTAATGGAAAAGGACATTTTGGCAGCGAATTATAAactttaaaagtaattttatattaataacatttttttaaaaggctaataaatattattatggGGCCTATTTGTTTGGAGTCCGGATCTGGTGTTTTTTTTCCCTCGTCCTCTCCCTTGATCCGTTTTATAATTACAGTCAAATTTTGATTAGAATTTGTTCACAATTGATTACAATTTCTTTCTAAATTTACATTCCTATCTAAATTATAATCTGAATTGAGACAGACGTTCAAAGGTTGCCGGCTACAGACTACCAAGTCGGGATGACCTCCGGGCGACCTCCAACTTAGATGGAAATGTAAACTTAAGAAAAGATCATAGTTAATTATGATCCAATTCCAGACCCACCCCACAAAGCTCCACCAAACTCTACTTACCTTTATTTTGAATATAATCCCGGATTCAAGCCAGATTAGTTTTTTTATTGTTTCGATCATATTAGATCATATATTGATGGTGCGTTGGATTTTTCGATTAAATTGTCCATAAAATTCATTCGATGATAAAAGATAACGAAAGAGAGAGGGATCatatatctatatttttttaatatcgaAAGTTCTAAAATCTAATTTTGCTTAATAATAAGATCTCACATAATGTCTGAAATTTTTTGCTTCGATGTGATCTAGCTAAAAA contains:
- the LOC122009429 gene encoding guanine nucleotide-binding protein-like NSN1, which encodes MVKKSKKSKSKRVSLSKKYKIIRKVKEHHRKKAKEAKKLGLNKKKKVEKDPGIPNDWPFKQQELKALEDRRARALEELEQKKAARKERAEKRKLGLIDDSDVSQNKPIITELSAIAKSNDHSERTFYKELKKVIETSDVILEVLDARDPLGTRSVDLENMVLKSDPNKRIVLLLNKIDLVPREAVEKWLTYLREELPTVAFKCSTQKQRSNLGWKASKRAKAEKASNILQTSDCLGADTLLKLLKNYSRSHELKLSITVGIVGLPNVGKSSLINSLKRSHAVNVGATPGLTKSMQEIQLDKKVKLLDCPGVVMLKSGEADASIVLRNCKKIEKLDDPVSPVNEILKLCPAERLMSLYKLSNFSSIDDFLQKVATTRGKLKKGGVVDTEAAAKIVLHDWNEGKIPYYTLPPPRNQGENLDSTIVPQLGNEFNVEEVYKIESSFITTLASLEDSRHIEVPPHSPLNFDAQMLEQDDAQQKATVVEDQPMADDMEVPEESEAKPSGNQNNKLYTAEGILDPRKRRAEKKRRKANRVNITNEMDADYDFKVDYRMADLPSESENASEDDDDDEANKMAPMTGVVEDETTKTTPMT